One part of the Cherax quadricarinatus isolate ZL_2023a chromosome 13, ASM3850222v1, whole genome shotgun sequence genome encodes these proteins:
- the Polr1F gene encoding DNA-directed RNA polymerase I subunit RPA43, whose product MELQGNTELAKKIADLPRSCIKKMKKQITVLVHPMYSVEWKKGVFIELNALFKRYSKVLGGIAVAYENVQRVLSHGWLFDTNPFNHITVSAEFYVFAPEIGSVLEGVVQKKTVNHLSCLVHGMFNVSVSKPLETSVISWCGTYVEEGDEVKLTVTYLCVANFMPYIKGELDPECVQELINLRNQREADVATGDTPKQNTRIIFDDDSGISSNGLDESLVRSDKETNLTESPIISQAPEDDIAIGEVKSVEKVKRKKRKRSEENLNGIEMEEMNDVKHKKRKRRHDEVENIDISDKVKDRLHKKIENRQSMDGYMNENSDLDVSVERNNANDDVNKPSVSEVNDGNLKKRKSKNPSLLNSNKETGFIIHNSIDEVKGMEKVKSKKRKRSEENLSGSQIEDVDNVKHKKKKRRKKDNEVENSDLIN is encoded by the exons ATGGAACTCCAAGGTAACACGGAATTAGCCAAGAAGATCGCAGACTTGCCTAGGTCGTGTATTAAGAAGATGAAGAAACAGATAACAGTGCTCGTCCACCCTATGTATTCCGTGGAGTGGAAGAAAGGTGTATTCATAGAGCTGAACGCCTTATTTAAACGTTACTCTAAGGT ACTTGGAGGAATAGCCGTGGCATACGAAAATGTGCAGCGCGTATTATCTCATGGTTGGCTGTTCGACACTAATCCATTTAACCATATCACTGTTAGTGCTGAGTTTTACGTGTTTGCTCCAGAAATTGGTAGTGTTTTGGAAG GTGttgtgcagaagaaaactgtgaatcaCCTTAGCTGCTTGGTCCATGGAATGTTTAATGTTTCTGTATCCAAACCCTTGGAAACATCTGTCATTTCTTGGTGTGGCACTTATGTAGAAGAAGGAGATGAGGTTAAACTCACTGTCACATATCTTTGTGTGGCAAACTTCATGCCATACATCAAGGGTGAACTTGACCCTGAATG TGTTCAGGAGCTGATAAACTTAAGAAATCAAAGAGAAGCTGATGTGGCTACGGGTGATACCCCAAAACAGAATACTAGAATTATCTTTGATGATGACAGTGGCATAAGCAGTAATGGACTAGATGAGTCATTAGTTAGGAGTGATAAGGAAACGAACTTGACCGAAAGCCCAATCATCTCTCAAGCTCCTGAAGATGATATTGCTATAGGTGAAGTAAAGAGTGTGGAAAAAGTGAAACGCAAGAAACGAAAGAGATCAGAAGAGAATTTGAATGGCATTGAAATGGAGGAAATGAATGATGTTAAACACAAGAAAAGGAAAAGGAGACACGATGAAGTAGAAAATATTGATATAAGTGATAAAGTAAAAGACAGATTACATAAAAAGATAGAAAACAGACAAAGTATGGATGGATATATGAATGAAAACTCAGATCTGGATGTTTCTGTAGAGAGGAATAATGCTAATGATGATGTCAATAAACCATCTGTATCGGAAGTAAATGATGGTAATCTGAAGAAAAGGAAAAGTAAGAATCCATCTTTATTAAACAGTAACAAAGAAACAGGattcataattcataattccaTAGATGAAGTAAAAGGTATGGAAAAAGTGAAAAGTAAAAAACGAAAGAGATCAGAAGAGAATTTGAGTGGCAGTCAAATAGAGGATGTGGATAATGTTAAAcacaagaaaaagaaaagaagaaagaaagataatGAAGTGGAAAATAGTGATTTAATTAATTAA